GGCATCTTCGAGCAGCGCCCCCGCTCCGTCTAGCAGCAGTATCGCTTCGAGCTCTTCGAGCGCACCGGCTTCTTCGAGTAGCGAAATTATTCCGCCGAGTTCTTCTAGCGTAACGAACTCCATCCACGGAATCCGCACGACTCCGACAGTTACAAGGGAACATCGTGGACTTGTGAACGCCAAGGGTGCAAAGGTAAATCCGAACGGTCACAAGCGTTATCGTGTGAACTTCGAATACTAATCGTGGCAGTTTCTCTTTATAATTCTCCTTATCGTAAAAGCCATGTGGTTTATGCCACATGGTTTTTTGTTATGTCCACTAAAATTAGGGGAATTTCTCCATTTTTTTTGAATTTTGACACTAAAATGTCAAATTAGTTTTTGTATTTTTGATTTCGAAATTTTTAAAAATTAAAATAGGATAGTTATATGGCTTATTTGAATAAGGTTATGCTCATCGGTAATATCGGTAAGGATCCGGAAGTACGCGTTAATCCCAACGGCGGTCGCAAGCGCGTTTCTTTCTCCCTCGCCACTTCTCGTCGCTATCGTGACAACAACGGCGAACAGAAGGAACAGACCGACTGGCACAACATCATTGGCTGGGGCAAAATCGCAGATATCGTTGAACAGCTTGGCATTCGCAAGGGCATGAGCCTCTATGTTGAAGGTTCCCTCACCAACCGCAGCTGGACAGACCAGACAAGCGGCCAGAAGCGCTACGTCACCGAAATCAACATGGACACGTTCCAGCTCCTCACTCCGCGTGGCCAGGGTGGCGCACCGGCAGCAGGTGGTTTCAGCCAGGCTAACAGCTACCAGTCCAACAGCTTTAACGGCATGCAGCAGAATAGTGCTCCGGCCTATGATGCAGGCATGGCAGAAGAAGACGTCGATCTTCCGTTCTAATTCAAGACTTTGTGAATGAATCAAGGAATTGCAGAAATAGCGCTCATCTACGCATTGCCGTTAGCAATCTCGTTTGTCACGTTGTTTGCTACGGCAACAAGTCCTGGGCGTAACACGAAGGTCGTAGGAGCGATTCTTTCGACTCTTACGATTGTTATAGACTGCTTGTTCTATTTCGTAAAAAACACCATCATCATCCAGAATGTTGAAGGTGGTATTTTGCTGTCGTTCTTTTTGCTATTTCTGTTCAGCATTTTTTGCATTGTACAAAGCGAAGAATGGTCCACACGAGCTTCATTCCTGTTGTTCTCTATGTGCATGCTCGTTGGCTGCATCGGTACGGCATGTTTCGAACGCCCGACCCTGGTACTCACGTCCTCCTATTCTCCAACTGATTTTGTGTCGCACAACAAAAAGTACGAAGACTACATTTCGTCTTTTGACAACGCAAACAGAGAAAGCAATGTTCAGGAACTTCCAAACACGGCCGCTCAAGACAACAGCAAGCCAGCAAACGTAGATATCGATGAAGATGTCGAACTCGCTCCTGAAGTCATGGACCGCCTTGACACGTATGCCAGCAAAACCGAAACGGTCATCGACAAGATGTTCGACATTATGCGAGCTGTCGATTCCTTTGAGCCGTTGGAACAAAACGCAGGCGAAATGGAGCGCGAAAAAAGAAGCCAGCAGGCTCTCGCGATCAACAACAAGGCAACATCGCTGAACCGTAAGACCATCGGGATATTCCACCCCATGGAAGCAAGAGAAGCCCATTCGGAACTAGTTCAGGCCGCTGAAACAATCCGCAGTGCCTCTCACGCGTTGTATTCATACTGCCTTCTGGAAGACCCAGA
The DNA window shown above is from Fibrobacter sp. UWB16 and carries:
- a CDS encoding single-stranded DNA-binding protein, whose protein sequence is MAYLNKVMLIGNIGKDPEVRVNPNGGRKRVSFSLATSRRYRDNNGEQKEQTDWHNIIGWGKIADIVEQLGIRKGMSLYVEGSLTNRSWTDQTSGQKRYVTEINMDTFQLLTPRGQGGAPAAGGFSQANSYQSNSFNGMQQNSAPAYDAGMAEEDVDLPF